Proteins co-encoded in one Coregonus clupeaformis isolate EN_2021a chromosome 17, ASM2061545v1, whole genome shotgun sequence genomic window:
- the LOC121542420 gene encoding uncharacterized protein LOC121542420 → MTVAGSTGAVNAVCTQDSSHSPETTCLQTTWPRPLCFPQRQKDELKVRLRLRSPPGAWLLAGVVVVMVGMFVAVAGYASSTPNPVGGRGSSHSERMKLLGPVVMGVGLFIFICAGTLLYENRDRENRERENLENREEQGKRKRKKTRERRRENRDYEDVEQGNQREPSDRHSPLPEECLPPLPPRVPRQEGSELNVLSVGELSSLLPGEGQREGQGGEERVREVGGKEGSTLLTTVLHHQDPPSSCPSPAPSSVYSDSCNSSEINYNVQTGSPIYSIHELGDITVLTHICTRFSK, encoded by the coding sequence ATGACAGTAGCGGGGTCCACTGGAGCGGTCAACGCTGTCTGCACCCAAGACTCCTCCCACTCACCTGAAACAACCTGCCTACAAACCACATGGCCCCGCCCACTCTGCTTCCCACAGCGACAGAAGGATGAGCTCAAAGTCAGACTCCGCCTCCGCTCCCCTCCTGGGGCGTGGCTGCTAGCGGGCGTTGTCGTGGTGATGGTGGGAATGTTTGTGGCCGTGGCCGGGTATGCAAGCTCCACCCCTAACCCTGTGGGTGGGCGAGGCAGCTCCCACAGCGAGCGAATGAAACTGCTCGGCCCTGTCGTGATGGGCGTCGGCCTGTTCATCTTCATCTGTGCCGGAACCCTGCTGTACGAGAACCGGGACCGCGAGAACCGAGAGCGTGAGAACCTTGAGAACCGTGAGGAGCAGGGGAAACGCAAACGGAAGAAAACAAGGGAACGGCGCCGGGAGAACCGTGATTATGAGGatgtggaacaggggaaccagagaGAACCCTCAGACAGACACTCCCCTCTCCCTGAGGAGTGCCTGCCCCCCCTGCCTCCCAGAGTGCCTAGACAGGAGGGGTCAGAGTTGAATGTTCTCTCTGTGGGGGAGCTGAGCTCACTGCTGccaggggagggacagagagagggacaggggggtgAAGAAAGAGTCAGAGAGGTGGGGGGGAAGGAGGGGTCAACCCTGCTGACCACAGTcctgcaccaccaggaccccccctcctcctgtccctcccCCGCTCCCTCCTCTGTGTACTCTGACTCCTGTAACTCCAGTGAGATCAACTATAACGTGCAGACAGGCTCCCCTATCTACTCTATTCACGAACTCGGAGACATTACTGTACTCACTCACATCTGTACACGGTTTTCTAAATAA